The window TCTCTGGTGGACAACAACAACGTTTATGTATTGCACGTGCTATTGCGGTTGAGCCTGATGTCATTTTGATGGATGAGCCCACATCTGCCCTTGATCCGATTTCAACGGAGAAGATTGAGAACTTGATGTTGGATTTGAAGAAAAACTTTTCAATTGTTATTGTCACACACAATATGCAACAAGCAGCGCGAATTGCGGACTATACCGCATTTTTCCATTTGGGAAATTTGATCGAATACAGTGATGCTAAGACACTGTTTGTAAATCCTAAAGAGAAAAAAACAGAAGATTACATTACAGGACGTTTTGGTTAATCACAGAGCGTGGTAAGCGCTTCTTCTTAAAGCCAATTGCGTATTTCTTCGGGTACACATTGGCTTCTTTAAACATTTTACATGTAAATACTCCAAATATACGATACTATAATCCACGCAATTTATCCCAAAGTGAATTTTATGGAAAATATAGGTAGTTTTGTACACATCAAGAAGCAAAATTTGCATTTTAACGGCTGTTCAACGTGTGAAGGTCATTGTTGTAACGGCGCTAAAGGTTTTGCTGTATCGCCACTTATTTTAGAAGATTTTGAAGCAGTCTATAAAAATTTTGCCATTTTATTTAGTCTTAGTGGTGAAAAATTAGTGGTCTATGTTCTTTTAAATGATGGACAAAATTATTGCAAATATTGTGTCGATAATCTATGCAGTATCTATGATCAAAGACCTCCTGCCTGCGAACTTTACCCCATCAGCCCTTACTTTGAGCATCTCTTAGTTGATACAAATTGCCCTTCGGTCAATAGTGAGTTTGGTAAATCAATCTGTAGTGATGGGCAATTACACAGTGATTTTTATACCAAAAGACTTGAAAATTTTGTTCAAAAATTAGCAGCAACGCAGACATTTCTTGAGAGTATTCATCATCTGGATCATTTTGATTACGTGGGGGATATTTTAGGACTGCCACTGTTCACATACAATCAACCTAGCGATTCTAAATACATTCAAATGCATTTAGAGTCACTGAAACATTTTGTGGACAAATAAGCTTTCCTCCACCAAAATAATTCTTATAGATTCTCCTTTACACAGCACTTGAATGACATGTTATTCCTTGTTTAAATCGTATGTCATGTGTACACGATAGGCATCCATGCGCATCTCTAACCCCGTTTTTTTGTCAATCAAAATAGGTTCAGCAATTTCGCCTGTTTGGATGTTAATGAAATGGCTTTTTATACCTTTTGGCGGAGAATATTTGTCTCCCCATGTAAACATAGCGACGATTAAAGGGTAGAGATCTTTACCTTGCTTGGATAAAACATACTCATAACGTTTTGTACTTTCTCCATAATTTTGACGCTCTAAAATTCCAGAGTCTACAAGGTCGTTAAGCCTTCGTGTCAGTATGTTTGGCGCAATGCCAAGTCCTTTTTGAAATTCATCAAATCGTTTAAGTCCCCTAAACGCATCTCTAATAATGAGCAAACTCCACCACTCTCCAATATGCTCCAAACATTGTGCTATGGGGCATGGCATTTCATTGTAACTTTTTCGTTTCATAAGTTTCTCCATTTTACTTGCATTATTATAGCAAAAATATTATACTATCATCATGCAAGTAAAATTGTATTCAAGATAGATCAAAAGGAAAGCAAATGAATATGACACATAATACAATCCTAATTACAGGTGGAACAAGTGGCATTGGCTATGAACTGGCTCGTCAACTTTGCGACAGTAACACGGTTATCATAACAGGGCGTAATCAAGAAAAACTGGATCAGGCAAAAGCCAACTTAAAAAATGTCCACACATTTCAATGCGATGTAGCCAATCCTCAAGAGATCATCAATTTATATGAAGCCGTTTCACAACAATTCCCTGCCCTTAATATCGTGATTAACAATGCGGGGATTATGAAAAAAATTGATTTGCAACAAGAAATTGACTTACTGACACTCACACAAGAGATCGATACCAATGTGAACGGCGTTATACGCATGTGTACTCAGTTTTTACCTCATTTGAAACAACAACAAAAAGCTGCCATCATCAATGTCTCATCGGCACTTGCCTTTGCTCCCATTGTGAGTACTCCCGTTTACTGTGCAACCAAAGCGGCACTCCACTCTTATACACAATCGTTACGCATTCAACTCCTCAATACCAATGTCAAAATTTTTGAATTAGCTCCGCCAGCAATTGAGACGCCATTGATTAACGAATTTGACGCCAGTGAACAAGAAAGTATGGGGCTCATGAATGTGACAAAACTTGTAAAGATCGCACTAGAAGGTATCAAGCGTGATAAAGAGGAGATAAGACCAGGGCAGAGTAATCTCCTTAAAATGGTAAGTCGCATCTCTCCAAACATGGCGCTTAATGTACTCAATAAAGCCTATATATCAGCGCATTCGTAATAGATAAAACTAGAAATATATTTGGAGCAATAGCATGAAAATTCACGAAGTCGTCATCACAGGGTATGGCATGATTAATGGTGTAGGCAATAATGCAAACGATGCCTTTAGTGCTCTTTTAGCTGGCAAGAGTGGCGTAGACATCATCTCTCATTTTGATGCAAGCAGTGAAAAAGTACGCATTGCCTGCGAAGTTAAAAATTTTAATCCTGATGATGTGATGGATAAAAAAGAGCAGAAAAAAGCAGATCGATTTATTCATCTTGGATTGCAAGCGGTTGCAGAAGCAATGCAACGTGCCAATATCAAAATGGGAGATATTGATCGGGATCGATTTGGTGTCTGTGGCGCGACGGGCATTGGAGGGCTTCCCACGATTGAAAAAAATGTCATTAGTAGTTTTCAAAAAGGGGCTAAAGGTGTTTCACCCTTTTTTGTTCCCTCCACCATCACCAATATGTTAAGCGGCTATGTCTCTATCTATCACGATTTAAGAGGGCCCAATCTTTCCAGCACCACTGCATGTACGGCAGGACTTCATGCGATTACGGAAGCTGCAAAAACGATTATGCTTGGAGGTGCAGATGCGATGGTTGCTGTGGGTGCTGAAGCGTGTATTTGCCCCATCGGACTTAGAGGATTTGCAAACATGAATGCACTCTCCACCCGCAATGATGACCCCACTCATGCCTCACGCCCTTTTGACAAAGACAGAGATGGTTTTATTCTTGGAGAAGGTGCGGGAGCGCTTATTTTAGAGAGCCTAGAATCAGCTCAAAGAAGAGAGGCAACCATCTATGCCAAACTATTAGGGTTTGGAGAGAGTGCCGATGCTCATCACATCACAACGCCTTTAGTCAATCATGAAGGTGCCGCAAGGGCAATCAAAGCAGCACTTACAATGGCAGGAAATCCAAAAATTGACTATATCAATGCACATGGAACCAGTACGTATTACAATGATTTGTATGAGAGCAAAATGTTTGAAAGCTTATTTGAGAAAGTTCCTCCCCTAAGTTCCATCAAGGGCTCAACAGGCCATACACTCGGTGCCGCGGGGACAATCGAAGCGGTCGTTTCTATCATGGCATTAAATGCTAACATAATGCCTCCGACGATTAATTTTGAGGCATCAAGCGAAGAGATGCAACTGGATTACATTCCCAACAAAGCAAGAGTGGCAGAGTTACGCACGGTTTTGAGCGCTAACTATGGTTTTGGTGGCACAAATGGAGCTGTTATTTTCGGAAAAGAAGAATAATGCAGAAGCAGACAACAACGTTGAAATAAGCTGTTGTCTGTTTCCATGGAATGAAATACGTTTAAGATATTAAACTTTTTGGACGACTTTGTCTTCTTTGATTGGAAAATTCACAAGTGCTGCAATAGCTGCTAAAATCATATCGAGATACCACATCCAGTGATAATCGCCATCGTGTGCCATGAAAAGTCCACCAAGCCAAGCACCAAGAAAACCTCCTACTTGATGTGTCAGCAGTGTGAGTCCAAAGAGCGTTGCTAAATATTTTGTGCCAAAGAGTTTACCTACGAGTCCAGCCGTAGGTGGGACTGTTGCAAGCCATGTAAATCCTAGTGAAGCCGCAAAGATATAAAAGGTTAATGGTGTTTTGGGAGAGAGAAGATAAAGTGCTATCATCGCGGTACGGCTTGCATACATAACGACTAAAATGTATTTCATACGGTAAATTGACCCAAGGTACCCTGCAAAAAGACTTCCTGCAATATTAAAAAGCCCGATAAGTGACAAAGAGATAGCTGAAACACTTGCGGAATGACCGCATAAAGCAACTTCGCCGGGAAGGTGGGTCACTAAAAACGCGATATGAAAACCACACGTAAAAAAGCCTGCATGTAAACAAAGATAACTGGTGTTTTTCATCGCTTGGCGTACTTGCTCTGTCAGTCCTAATTCATTGGTTATTGTTTCGATCACTATTGGCTTTTCAGTCACATGTTTTGGTTTGAGTAAAGAGGCCAGTGGAATGGTTAAAAGAGTTGATACCGCGAGTGTAAACATAGCCCAGATCCAACCAAAACTACTGATGATCGCTTGCGCAAGGGGTGCAAAAATAAATTGCCCGAAAGAGCCACCCGCGTTAATAAATCCCCCTGCAAAAGCACGTTTTTCTACAGGTAATTGCTTTGCTGTCGCACCAATAAGAATCGAAAAACTTCCCGCCCCAGCGCCTGCAGCACTTAAAATACCCAGTGTTAAAATAAGTGTATATTCCGAGTGAACAAAGGGCGTAAGTGCAAGTCCACTAAAAAGAAGAAATGCTCCAAAAACAATCACACCATAAGAGCCTTTTTTATCGGCAATCGCTCCAAAAATAGGCTGAGCAAGACCCCAAAAAAATTGACCCACAGCAAGCGCAAAACTTATGGAAACAATGTCAAGTCCTGTTGAGAGGTTAATAGGAGCGATAAAAAGACCCAATGATTGTCGTGCACCCATCGTAATGGAAAAGATGACGGCAGAGGTAATCATAAGTACCCAAGCTGAATGCAGTGGTTTTGGTGGCATGGTTTTTCCTTAACGTGTGATAGTTTCTAATTTGTGGAGTACCTGTAAAAATGTTTGGAGCTCTTCCTCGGTAATCTGTTCGGCAATAGACTTTTGGGCTTGTTCCCAATAGGGAAGGGCTGTAGTTAAAATGTCATAGCCTTTAGGGCTGAGTTGGATAATTTTTGCTTTTTCATGCTCTGGTAGGTCTATTGTTATGAATCCTTGGGCAATTAATGGTTTTAAATTGCGGAGTAACGTGGTTCGTTCAAGACGCATGACATGGGAAAAATCATTCATTTTAATAGGTGAATGGCGTTTGAGATGATTGAGTAAAGCATATTGTGCGACATTGAGCCCAGAAGGTTTTAAAAACACATCATAAAGATGTGAGAGGGATCGTGAAGCACGTCGCATGTTTGTACAATGACAGATACTCGCTTCTTTGTAACAGCTTTCATTTTTCATGCTAGCTCCTTATGTGTATATACACATGTATCATAGCATCAACTTTATTCCTTTGTCAATAGTGCTGTAAAACTGAATAGGTATGTGATAAAACTAGACTCCTAAAACTTTTTTACATGTAAGCGCCTTAAGCCCTAACTATGGCGTTTGCACGCTCTTTTATCTTCTTCACCATTACTTAAAATTCGTAGAAATAGGCAACTTTTACGGAGAATCAGTCTATCGTGTTGTACACCTCTCATTCTATAATTTTCTCGAAAATAAATTTGAATTTTTATAACCCATAAAGCCAATTTTTAGTTAGTAAAGTGGCTTTTTCCTATCGATTACATCTTTACATGTAAACACTCTCAATCTCAAATTTAATCCAATTCAAAGTGAGTTTTTATGGAAAGTGTCGGAAGTTTTGTCAATATAAAACGTCATAATTTATACTTTAATGGCTGTTCGGAGTGCGAAGGTCATTGTTGCAATGGTGCCAAAGGATTTGCGGCATCACCGCTTATTTTAGAGGATTTTGAAGAGGTGTACCAAAATTTTCCTATTGTATTTAGTGTTAATGATGAGGCAGATTTGGTTGTATATGTAATGCTTAATGATGGGAAAGGACATTGTAAATATTATAGTGACATGAAATGTAGCATTTATGAACATCGAGCACCTGCGTGTAAGCTTTATCCTGTGAGTCCTTATTTTGAACATATTTTGGTTGATACAGCGTGCCCTTCGGTCAATTTTGATACAGGCAAAGTGATTTGTAAAGACAGCAAACTCAATCAAGATTTTTACACCCAAAGGCTTGAAAATTTTGTAGCGAAGCGGGAGGCTACTTCTGCATTTCTTGATAGCATTAAACATGAAGAGTATTTTTCGTATATAGGCGAAATTTTGGGCTTGCCACTTTTTAAATATGCCTATCCTAGTGAAAACAGATACATTCAAATGCACCAAGCATCACTTAAACATCTAAGCTTAGCGTGAAATATTTATAAAATGGAGAATTAGGCAAGTAGTTTGGAGGATTGTTGTAACACAATAGAAGATAATTTTATATAATGCAAGAACACTACTTTCTCGAAACCTAAAGGATGTTTATGGATAGTGCTTTGGATACCTACCGATACGCATTGATTGATTTTTTAAAGCTACGCTATGGGCTTAATGGAAGTATTCAAAGTGATATACCTTGTTTAAGTTTCAATATTGAAACAGCACCAACAGAGTTTAAAAGCATTATGTATGAGCCGTGTTTATGTATCATTATACAGGGTTCAAAAGCGGTTGGGTTTGGAAACCAGATGTATAAGTATGATCCTTATAAGTATCTTCTTGCTTCAACGCATATTCCTTCTGATATTAAAATATTAGAAGCCTCCAAAGAGTTACCTTATCTCTCATTAACCATTAAATTTACGCTTGAAGATATTTATGAAGTACTCAAAAACACCCATCCTGAAAAACTCAAATTTGAATATAAATCAGAAAAAGGACTCTTCTTTGATACGTTACATGTAAGGTTGTATGATCCTATTTTAAGATTGGTGAAGTTGCTTGATACGCCCAAAGAAGATATTGAATTTTTATCGCCTTTGATCATTAAAGAGATTTTGTACATATTGGTTAATGATAAAAGTGGTTATTTTATCAATAAATTTGCCATGGAAGGCACAACATCTAACAAAATTGTGAAGGCAATTACAGAGATTAAAAATAATTTCAGTGAAAAATTAAATATAAAAAAACTAGCTAAATTAACAGAGATGAGTGAGTCCTCACTTTATCAAAACTTCAAAACGATTACCTCTCTTTCCCCGATACAGTTTCAAAAAAAGCTACGCCTTGAAGAGGCAAAACAGATGCTCAGCGTTCGAAAAATAGATATATCCGAAGTGGCATTTTTAGTAGGGTATGAAAGCCCTTCACAATTTAGCAGAGAGTACTCCCGAATGTTTGGAGTGCCTCCAAGTGAGCATCTTAAAGCCCTGCAAGAGAGAATATAATTTTTTTGGAGAATTAGGCATGTGTTATGGATGAATTGTCTAGCGATATTGTATATGTTTCTTTATAATTTTTAGACGAAATAATTTTACATAAGGAAACAAACATGGACAACAATTCTAAACAATCAAGACGCGAATTTATGCAAAAAAGTGCTCTCGTAGGTGCTAGCTTAGCCTTGGTAAGTGGCACTAACTCTTTTGCCTCAAATACAAAAGAACCTCATACCAAAACAGTAAACGGAGTAACGATGACAACAACATGGGATAAAGTATTTCCAAAAAGTGATAAAGTCGATCATGAAAAAGTAACGTTCAAAAATCGTTACGGCATTACCTTGGCAGCAGATCTCTATTTACCCAAAAATCGTGCCAATAACTCCTTACCCGCCCTTGCCATCAGTGGACCTTATGGCGCGGTCAAAGAGCAATCCTCTGGTCTTTATGCTCAAATGATGGCAGAAAAAGGTTTTGTGGCTGTGGCGTTTGATCCATCGTATACGGGAGAGAGTGGCGGTGAACCACGCAATGTCTCATCTCCAGATATTAACACCGAAGACTTTAGCGCAGCGGTGGATTATTTAGGGATTCAACCCTTTGTCGATAAAAATCGCATTGGTATTATCGGCATTTGTGGTTTTGGTGGTATGGGCTTAAATGCAACGGCTGTGGATAAACGTGTAAAAGCCGTTGTTGTGGCAAGTATGTACGATATGTCTCGTGTTATGTCAAAAGGGTATTATGATAAGGTCACACTTGAAGAACGTACAAAAATGCTCGAAAACTTAAACTTGCAACGCTGGGTGGATGCACAAAAGGGAAAACCTACTCCAAGTTCACGCATTTTACCTGACAAACTACAAGGCGATGAGCCTCAATTTGTGAAAGAGTATTTTGACTACTACCGAACTTCACGTGGATTTCATGCGCGTTCTCTCAATTCTTCAGGTAGTTGGAATGCTACCAATCCATTGGCCTTTATGAATATGCCACTCATGACCTACATCAAAGAAATTTCACCACGTCCACTTCTTATCATCGCTGGAGAGAATGCACACTCACGCTACTTTAGTGAAGATGCCTACAAAGCAGCCAATGAGCCTAAAGAGTTGATGATTATTCCAAATACGGTTCATGTGGATTTATACGATAAGGTGGAGAAAATTCCTTTCGATAAAATCGAAGCCTTTTTTAAAAATGCTTTAAAATAAAATGAAGCGGTATTGTGTCGTGAACTCTTTTCTACTACTTTTTTTCATAAGCTTTTATGCGTATGGAAATGATGTCACATTCGATACCGCTTCTGCACACCAAAGTAGACAAATGGGCACAACTTTAAACATTACGATTGGCACCTATACTTTTAAGGCAACACTTTTGGAGAATGAAACAACCAAAGCGTTTAAAGCGATGTTGCCTTTAACGCTTTTAATGAGTGAACTCAATGGCAATGAAAAGTATTTCCATTTTTCAAGCGATTTACCCACGCATCCATCAAAGCTTGGAACCATCCACGCAGGAGATGTGATGTTGTGGGGAAGCAATAGCTTTGTACTCTTTTATCAAACATTCTCAACATCGTATGCTTACACGAGACTTGGACATATCGAAGATACAACATATCTCCAACAAGCCCTTGGAAAAGGTAATGTGATGGTAAGCCTTGCATTAGAGTAACTTTTTTCTTTTTACTTAGTGCTATGACACTAAGCCTTCTGAAATACTTTAACATACGAAACACTACACAATTAAGGTTATACAATGAATAAAATAGTACAGGAACACACAAATGATCCATCGCCTATTTGGAGCGCTGTTTGGGCAATGTCTCTATGTGCGATGGTTTTAGTTGCGTCCGAGTTTATGCCTGTCAGTCTTTTAACGCCGATAGCGTTTGATCTTCATATGAGTGAAGGAGAAGCAGGGCAATCCATCTCTATTTCTGGCTTTTTCGCCCTTATGACCAGTCTTTGGCTCTCCTCTCTTATTGGGCATCGCGATAGACGCCATGTTTTACTCTTTTTTACGGTACTCATGGGACTTTCTAGCATGGTTGTCGCTTTTGCCCCCAATGCCATGATTCTTATGGTCGGTCGTGCATTACTGGGCGTTTGTATAGGAGGCTTTTGGTCGATGTCAGCCGCAACCATTATGCGCCTTGTTCCGAAAAAATCGGTTCCTAAAGCCTTAGCCATTCTCAATGGTGGCAATGCTTTATCGACAACCATTGCCGCACCACTGGGTAGTTTTTTAGGGGGAATGATTGGCTGGCGTGGGGCGTTTTTTTGTATTGTTCCTCTCTCTTTAATCGCTTTTTTGTGGCTCTACAAAAGTGTTCCCACCTTGCCTTCCCCTCATTCATCAAAACACCGAGCCACCCTTGGTAATGTTTTAAAATTACTGATGCAATGGAGAGTTGCCTTGGGTATGGTTTCAACCATGCTCTTTTTTATGGGGCAATTTACACTTTTTACCTACCTTCGTCCTTTTCTTGAAACTACCACTGGTGTGAATGTACGTATGCTATCGTTACTGTTGTTGGCAATGGGAGTCTTTGGATTACTTGGTACGTTTGTGATAGGCATTGTTCTCAAAACACGTCTTTTCAGCGTACTCATCATGATTCCTTTTATGATGATGGGGATCGCTGTAGCGCTCACATTCTTTGGAACTTCTTTGATTGCGATGTTTTTGCTTCTAAGTTTGTGGGGCTTTTTAGGGACGGCAGCGCCTGTTGGCTGGTGGATGTGGCTTGCTCAAACATTACCTCATGAAGCAGAAGCAGGAGGTGGTCTTATGGTGGCGATTATCCAATTGGCTATTACCTTAGGTGCGGCACTTGGAGGTCTCTTGTTTGATGCTTATGGATATGAAAGTACGTTTGTTTTTAGCGCTTTTCTTCTTTGGATGGCAACCATGATGGCAGGCGTTACAGCATTTTTTACATGTAAAACGAATGCAGATATATATTTGCATAAATAGGCAATAATTATGGAGCTTTGTTCTATTACAAAAGTGTGACAAAATCCTATAATTTCTTTTAGAATGTGGAGCACTAACACATGACTTTGACGCAAGGAACAACAATGATTCAATTTACAGTAAATGGCAAAGCCTATTCAGTAGATGTCGCGGATGATACCCCTATATTGTGGGTTTTACGTGAGCATCTCAATCTTACAGGAACAAAATTTGGCTGTGGCGTGGCGCAATGTGGCGCGTGTACTGTTCTATTGGGAAATGAAGCAATCAGGAGTTGCTCAACGCCTATTAGTGAAGCCAATGGAAAACAGATTAGCACGATTGAAAACACCAGCGATAAAGAAGTTACTACTCTTCAAAAAGCATGGGTGGCTCACGATGTAGC is drawn from Sulfurospirillum arsenophilum NBRC 109478 and contains these coding sequences:
- a CDS encoding YkgJ family cysteine cluster protein gives rise to the protein MENIGSFVHIKKQNLHFNGCSTCEGHCCNGAKGFAVSPLILEDFEAVYKNFAILFSLSGEKLVVYVLLNDGQNYCKYCVDNLCSIYDQRPPACELYPISPYFEHLLVDTNCPSVNSEFGKSICSDGQLHSDFYTKRLENFVQKLAATQTFLESIHHLDHFDYVGDILGLPLFTYNQPSDSKYIQMHLESLKHFVDK
- a CDS encoding winged helix-turn-helix transcriptional regulator, with translation MKRKSYNEMPCPIAQCLEHIGEWWSLLIIRDAFRGLKRFDEFQKGLGIAPNILTRRLNDLVDSGILERQNYGESTKRYEYVLSKQGKDLYPLIVAMFTWGDKYSPPKGIKSHFINIQTGEIAEPILIDKKTGLEMRMDAYRVHMTYDLNKE
- a CDS encoding SDR family oxidoreductase, which encodes MNMTHNTILITGGTSGIGYELARQLCDSNTVIITGRNQEKLDQAKANLKNVHTFQCDVANPQEIINLYEAVSQQFPALNIVINNAGIMKKIDLQQEIDLLTLTQEIDTNVNGVIRMCTQFLPHLKQQQKAAIINVSSALAFAPIVSTPVYCATKAALHSYTQSLRIQLLNTNVKIFELAPPAIETPLINEFDASEQESMGLMNVTKLVKIALEGIKRDKEEIRPGQSNLLKMVSRISPNMALNVLNKAYISAHS
- the fabF gene encoding beta-ketoacyl-ACP synthase II, translating into MHEVVITGYGMINGVGNNANDAFSALLAGKSGVDIISHFDASSEKVRIACEVKNFNPDDVMDKKEQKKADRFIHLGLQAVAEAMQRANIKMGDIDRDRFGVCGATGIGGLPTIEKNVISSFQKGAKGVSPFFVPSTITNMLSGYVSIYHDLRGPNLSSTTACTAGLHAITEAAKTIMLGGADAMVAVGAEACICPIGLRGFANMNALSTRNDDPTHASRPFDKDRDGFILGEGAGALILESLESAQRREATIYAKLLGFGESADAHHITTPLVNHEGAARAIKAALTMAGNPKIDYINAHGTSTYYNDLYESKMFESLFEKVPPLSSIKGSTGHTLGAAGTIEAVVSIMALNANIMPPTINFEASSEEMQLDYIPNKARVAELRTVLSANYGFGGTNGAVIFGKEE
- a CDS encoding MFS transporter, whose translation is MPPKPLHSAWVLMITSAVIFSITMGARQSLGLFIAPINLSTGLDIVSISFALAVGQFFWGLAQPIFGAIADKKGSYGVIVFGAFLLFSGLALTPFVHSEYTLILTLGILSAAGAGAGSFSILIGATAKQLPVEKRAFAGGFINAGGSFGQFIFAPLAQAIISSFGWIWAMFTLAVSTLLTIPLASLLKPKHVTEKPIVIETITNELGLTEQVRQAMKNTSYLCLHAGFFTCGFHIAFLVTHLPGEVALCGHSASVSAISLSLIGLFNIAGSLFAGYLGSIYRMKYILVVMYASRTAMIALYLLSPKTPLTFYIFAASLGFTWLATVPPTAGLVGKLFGTKYLATLFGLTLLTHQVGGFLGAWLGGLFMAHDGDYHWMWYLDMILAAIAALVNFPIKEDKVVQKV
- a CDS encoding MarR family winged helix-turn-helix transcriptional regulator, which gives rise to MKNESCYKEASICHCTNMRRASRSLSHLYDVFLKPSGLNVAQYALLNHLKRHSPIKMNDFSHVMRLERTTLLRNLKPLIAQGFITIDLPEHEKAKIIQLSPKGYDILTTALPYWEQAQKSIAEQITEEELQTFLQVLHKLETITR
- a CDS encoding YkgJ family cysteine cluster protein gives rise to the protein MESVGSFVNIKRHNLYFNGCSECEGHCCNGAKGFAASPLILEDFEEVYQNFPIVFSVNDEADLVVYVMLNDGKGHCKYYSDMKCSIYEHRAPACKLYPVSPYFEHILVDTACPSVNFDTGKVICKDSKLNQDFYTQRLENFVAKREATSAFLDSIKHEEYFSYIGEILGLPLFKYAYPSENRYIQMHQASLKHLSLA
- a CDS encoding AraC family transcriptional regulator, whose product is MDSALDTYRYALIDFLKLRYGLNGSIQSDIPCLSFNIETAPTEFKSIMYEPCLCIIIQGSKAVGFGNQMYKYDPYKYLLASTHIPSDIKILEASKELPYLSLTIKFTLEDIYEVLKNTHPEKLKFEYKSEKGLFFDTLHVRLYDPILRLVKLLDTPKEDIEFLSPLIIKEILYILVNDKSGYFINKFAMEGTTSNKIVKAITEIKNNFSEKLNIKKLAKLTEMSESSLYQNFKTITSLSPIQFQKKLRLEEAKQMLSVRKIDISEVAFLVGYESPSQFSREYSRMFGVPPSEHLKALQERI
- a CDS encoding alpha/beta hydrolase, whose product is MDNNSKQSRREFMQKSALVGASLALVSGTNSFASNTKEPHTKTVNGVTMTTTWDKVFPKSDKVDHEKVTFKNRYGITLAADLYLPKNRANNSLPALAISGPYGAVKEQSSGLYAQMMAEKGFVAVAFDPSYTGESGGEPRNVSSPDINTEDFSAAVDYLGIQPFVDKNRIGIIGICGFGGMGLNATAVDKRVKAVVVASMYDMSRVMSKGYYDKVTLEERTKMLENLNLQRWVDAQKGKPTPSSRILPDKLQGDEPQFVKEYFDYYRTSRGFHARSLNSSGSWNATNPLAFMNMPLMTYIKEISPRPLLIIAGENAHSRYFSEDAYKAANEPKELMIIPNTVHVDLYDKVEKIPFDKIEAFFKNALK
- a CDS encoding cyclophilin-like fold protein, with product MGTTLNITIGTYTFKATLLENETTKAFKAMLPLTLLMSELNGNEKYFHFSSDLPTHPSKLGTIHAGDVMLWGSNSFVLFYQTFSTSYAYTRLGHIEDTTYLQQALGKGNVMVSLALE
- a CDS encoding MFS transporter; the protein is MNKIVQEHTNDPSPIWSAVWAMSLCAMVLVASEFMPVSLLTPIAFDLHMSEGEAGQSISISGFFALMTSLWLSSLIGHRDRRHVLLFFTVLMGLSSMVVAFAPNAMILMVGRALLGVCIGGFWSMSAATIMRLVPKKSVPKALAILNGGNALSTTIAAPLGSFLGGMIGWRGAFFCIVPLSLIAFLWLYKSVPTLPSPHSSKHRATLGNVLKLLMQWRVALGMVSTMLFFMGQFTLFTYLRPFLETTTGVNVRMLSLLLLAMGVFGLLGTFVIGIVLKTRLFSVLIMIPFMMMGIAVALTFFGTSLIAMFLLLSLWGFLGTAAPVGWWMWLAQTLPHEAEAGGGLMVAIIQLAITLGAALGGLLFDAYGYESTFVFSAFLLWMATMMAGVTAFFTCKTNADIYLHK
- a CDS encoding (2Fe-2S)-binding protein, with product MIQFTVNGKAYSVDVADDTPILWVLREHLNLTGTKFGCGVAQCGACTVLLGNEAIRSCSTPISEANGKQISTIENTSDKEVTTLQKAWVAHDVAQCGYCQPGQIMNAAALLKKNPHPNETEIVDAMRGNICRCGTYNRIKSAITTVAKG